One Coffea eugenioides isolate CCC68of chromosome 2, Ceug_1.0, whole genome shotgun sequence genomic window, ATCACAAGTTGAGTTGGTCAAACTGATTCATATAATTCTTACTATATTGGTATAAATTTGTACGTGTTTAGTGCAATCATGATGTAGTTTATAttcaagttgtatgaatttacATCAAAAGTTATAAGAATTAAATCAACAGATTTGATTTGAGTCGATAAAACTCAACTTGTGAAGCACATTTTCTAAAAGAGATGTGGGCATCAAACACCACCTCTTGTATCCTAAATAAAACCGTTATAGCATGATCATCCAATAATAGGTTGATGGGAACTAAATTCATAAAGTTGCCTGAGAAACTACGCTACAAGAAAATAGGGAGTAGTGCTCCATTCTCAACTGCCATTTTTTTAAGCTTTGCTTGGCAAATTGCACACCTGGGGATTGAACTTCTCATCTACAACAATATTAAAACAAATGGCAGGTGAGAATGGAGCACTATTCAATCCTATTTTCTCGTAGCATTTGTTTATGAACATATTGCAGGAATCTGGGAATCCTTGTCCTATATGGGAGATCCCACCGTATCAAATCACCCTAACAAACGTTTCCCTAGTTGGCAAGTTTATCATATCAGCAGAATATTAACCTAAGAGAGCACTTATCTGAACATGGATGACTATACTGCTAATTTGGTTCCTTTATATGAAGATGATTCGCTGCTTTTTCCTACCATTCATCCCTATCTAGAACCCACAATCTGTCATCAAGATCTGGAAATTCAGGGTGCATCTTCACTTGCGGCATGTCAACAGAACACTGAGGAAATCAACACAGCAGGGAAAAGGCAGCGGAAGTCGTCATCAGCTATTCGAGCTGATAATCATGATAGTGGGGTCAACCATGATGACAGCAAGCAGAAAAGAGCCATTCATAGAGATATTGAGAGAAAAAGGAGGCAAGAAATGGCTACTCTTTGTGCTGCTCTCAGAAATCTACTGCCTCTTGAATATATAAAGGTGATGGAACTCAAACTAGTTGCTTAATATAATTTGTGAATCCTCACTTTTTATCCATAATCACAAGTGCAGATCATCGGCATCTAGAATTCGATTTTCATTAATTACTTGGCATTTTCTTGTGAGATTACACTTAGAGTGTCGTTTTCCTTTCCTGTCCAACAAAACGCTATGCTGACTTATCTGTTGTATTACTAGTTCAGTACTTGAATAGGAATTCTAGgtttgttgcattttttttcttctgaaTTTCAGGGAAAGCGTTCTATATCAGATCATGTTCTTGAGGCTGTGAACTATATTAAACACATGGAAAAGAATATCAGGGAATTGGAAGCGAAGAGAAATAAGCTGAGATACTTAATGGGTGAATTGAGCAATACGGACGTCAAAAATGTTGAGGAAACAAACTCTTCATCTATTAAGTTCACAGTCAAGCCATGCTTGGGTGGTGGAATTGAGATTCTGATGGAGAATTACTCGGCCAATAACTGGTTTCCGCTATCAAGGATACTGGATGTGTTGCTTGATGAAGGTCTTACTGTTGTTACCTGTATCTGCACCAAAGTcaatgcaaattttctttacaGAATCCAAACTGAGGTACAACTATGATGAATTAGTCAAATGATTTTCACAGCAATAACTGGTTTGGCGCCTTGTGATTCACATTGTTTGTATCATGTTCTCGCAGGCCAGTTGTATGACAGATGTTGATCTAATTTGTCTGCAAAAAAAGCTGACAGAAAAAGTTATGGCCTGGAAAAACTTCAAGTCCGAGAACAATACCAGAACTGGGACTCGTTTCGCATGAACAGCAGATCTATAAAAGATTTCCAGAGATACTGGTTCTAAAAGTTGTTAATTGTGAGTGTATGAAAATTGCTTTCTGCATGCTTTTGCTCTTGTCAAAATTTGACAGGTATgacataaacaaaaaaaaattctagcaGCTTAATGGGAATTATTTGATCT contains:
- the LOC113759522 gene encoding transcription factor bHLH118-like, which encodes MDDYTANLVPLYEDDSLLFPTIHPYLEPTICHQDLEIQGASSLAACQQNTEEINTAGKRQRKSSSAIRADNHDSGVNHDDSKQKRAIHRDIERKRRQEMATLCAALRNLLPLEYIKGKRSISDHVLEAVNYIKHMEKNIRELEAKRNKLRYLMGELSNTDVKNVEETNSSSIKFTVKPCLGGGIEILMENYSANNWFPLSRILDVLLDEGLTVVTCICTKVNANFLYRIQTEASCMTDVDLICLQKKLTEKVMAWKNFKSENNTRTGTRFA